The Candidatus Atribacteria bacterium ADurb.Bin276 genome segment ACAACGTGGCATGATGGTCTTTTCTGAAAATATCATCAAATAAATTCCCCCATTGAGGGAGAATTCAGGGGTGTACCTTTCCAACTTTTTTGATCACTTTTCAATTCATTTAACCACCGCTTATTTCATTTACAGATCTTGACAATAAAATAAACATATTTATAATATATCTACAATATTTTAAATATTTTAAGGATGTGTTTATTCAATGAGTGATTCAGAATTATTTTGGAATGCCTCCATAACCGATTTAAAACGAGGATTTTTGGAACAAGATAAATATTTCACTTGTCTCCTTTGTGGCAAGGAAATTGAAAAAGGAATTATTTACTCTGATTCTGGGACGCTTTACGAAGCCGAAAAATTTATTGAAATCCATATTCTTAAAGCTCATCATTCAGTATTTGATTATTTAATTAATTTAGATAAAAGATTGACCGGTTTGACCGATCACCAAAAGAAATTACTCGATCTTTTTTACCAAGGAAAAAACAATAGTGAGATACAAAAGGAAATGAATATTGGAAGCGTCTCAACCATTCGTAATCATCGCTTTCAGTTTAAAGAAAGAGAACGCCAATCCAAATTATTTTTAGTTCTTATGGAAATCTTAAAAGAAAAAGATCAATTCGCACCGGTTTTTATGTCACTCCATAAAAATGCTAAAATCGTTGATCAGCGGTACAATGTTACCGAAGAAGAAAAAGAAAAAATTATAAAGAATTTTTTTTCTAAAGAGACCATTGGTCACTTGAAAGCCTTTCCGGCCAAAGAGAAATACAAATTGATTATTTTAAGAGAATTTGCTTCTGATTTTGAAAAAAATCGGAAATATGATGAAAAAGAAGTCAATCAAATCATTAAGAAACGATATACCGATTTCGTAACCATTCGGAGATACCTTATCGAATATGGTTTTATGGAAAGAAAACCCGATGGAAGTCAGTACTGGTTGAAAGAAGGATTATAAAGAAGAGGGATGCTAATGGATCACAAAAAGGAAATAAAAAGACAATTTAAAGAAAGTAAATCGGTTGCCGGTGTGTATCAAATTAAAAACACTCAAAACCAAAAAGTATTCTTAGGAAGTACGCTTAATCTTAAAACTTTAAATGGAAAAACCTTCCAGTTAGAAATGGGGAGTTACCCCAATAAAGCTCTTCAAAAAGAATGGACTGAGTTTGGTAAAGAGGCTTTCGTAGTTGAAGTGCTGGAGGAATTAAAACCGAAAGAAGACGATTACACCGCTCCAGCCGATGCTTTGAAAAAACTTGAAGAAAAATGGCTAGATAAACTTCAACCTTACGGAGACCGAGGGTATAACTAAAAAGTGCATTTTGTGAGGAGGGGGTTATAGCTCTCGCCCCCCTCTCCCCCTCAGCGTTTTCTGCCAATACTCCCTCTCTTCCACTTAACATATAACTTCTCTCAACAGCTATTTCATTTTCATTGACAACGTCTACGACGGTGATATAATTTAAGTGGTAAAAATGACTTTACCACTTAAGCCTGTTTTCTCTGTTATTATGGTTTCAATCGCATCATAGAACCAAATATTTTGAGGAAAATTGGAGGGGTATTCTGAAAACAATATAATCCATCAGATCAAGATTTCAATGATATTCTGCTAAATCGTTCCAGCGTTCCGAGGTCAAATTACAAATCAGCATGACTATTCCTTGAAGTTTTATTTCTTAAGTAGTACAGAATAGCACCTTTATGAAGTTTTATCTTTATTCTTATACCACTCATTTTTTCTTTTTAAAAAATTCATTCTTTAAGAAAGGAGGGAAAAACCAGAAAAAAATCAGCCAATAGAAACCTTGGTCACTTTTTATCTTTTTACCATTTAAGGAGGGCAATATGTTTAAAAAAATTTTTATCAGTTTGCTTATTATACTCGTTTTGAGCGGTGGAGCTTTAGCAGCTGATATTCCGAAAATCACCATCGGTTGGACTCCACCCGATATTACTGGTGTTTTTAAAACTGCTACCGATTTCTTTGAAGCATCGGCTCGACAAGCAACCGAAAATGGCATACCAGTAGAAATCATTACCCGTTCTCCAGCTTCACACATCGAATTCGCCAGCCAAATAGCCATTATTGAAGACTTTATTCAAAGAAAGGTTGATGTCATTGCTATCTCCCCTATCGAAGTCGAAGTCGTTAAACCAGCTCTCATAAAAGCCATAGAAGCTGGAATACCAGTCGTTGTGGTTAACCTTCTCGAACCAATCGAAGGGGTTGATGTTGATTGTTACATCGGTTTTGATAATACCATTGCCGGAACAGTATCTGCTTATGCAGTCATTGATTATTTTGGTGGGCCGGGTATCTTAGGTGAAGGGGAAAAAATCGATATTTCCGAATCAACCTATTTAGACTTAGAATTTTGGCAAAATCTCTATACTCCCGAAGTCATAGCCGGCTTACAAGATCTAACTTTGAATGGTGCGATCGTTGAAGGAATTGCCGGGGGATTTTTCTCCGTAGCTCGTTTAAGAGGCTTCCATTCAGTTATCGACCAATTCCCCAAAATAAAAATTGTCACCACTCTTCCAGCCGACTGGAACCGCGAAAAAGGGATCAAAGTCACCGAAGATATACTCTCGGCCAATCCCCAGGGAACACTCGATTTTATCTGGGCAGCATCAAATGAAATGGGTTTAGGAGCAATGCTCACCAGTGAAAGAATGAATCGTCCGGAAGTGAAAATATTTACCAATGACGGAACGCCTGAATCAGTGGAAA includes the following:
- a CDS encoding GIY-YIG catalytic domain protein — its product is MDHKKEIKRQFKESKSVAGVYQIKNTQNQKVFLGSTLNLKTLNGKTFQLEMGSYPNKALQKEWTEFGKEAFVVEVLEELKPKEDDYTAPADALKKLEEKWLDKLQPYGDRGYN
- the rbsB_3 gene encoding D-ribose-binding periplasmic protein precursor, with protein sequence MFKKIFISLLIILVLSGGALAADIPKITIGWTPPDITGVFKTATDFFEASARQATENGIPVEIITRSPASHIEFASQIAIIEDFIQRKVDVIAISPIEVEVVKPALIKAIEAGIPVVVVNLLEPIEGVDVDCYIGFDNTIAGTVSAYAVIDYFGGPGILGEGEKIDISESTYLDLEFWQNLYTPEVIAGLQDLTLNGAIVEGIAGGFFSVARLRGFHSVIDQFPKIKIVTTLPADWNREKGIKVTEDILSANPQGTLDFIWAASNEMGLGAMLTSERMNRPEVKIFTNDGTPESVERIREGRLIAETWHGFPEWGWYGTKYAVMLALGLKDMVPQFFDIRPRIEWQGNADKFYPNPELEPIDWNAIKEAYQK